A genome region from Bifidobacterium coryneforme includes the following:
- a CDS encoding S9 family peptidase — translation MSFSASDCNDSPDTIPTVPRAFAEATRRSFHGDLFEDPYEWMRQKEDPRTRQYVEQENQYCQERLSHLAGLRRTLLDEFKARVQETDMSVPTRIQGYWYFGRTLEGSQYGLQCRLPVRDDDDWDPPLIDKGSAPGSLPGEEIIFDANKESQGHDFFALGCLDLSRDGRWMLYGLDTSGNERYDLRIRDLSTGKNLPDRIDQVSSGAVLTPDGKWVFYTTVDQAWRPCAVWRHQVGQPRDEDVRVFEEPDQRFWVGLGLSFDEASLMIGSSSKTTSEVLMLSLEDPTGDFVPFIPRQDGVEYDVSLSRLEGAGPDGEDLPVAVVYHNVLNPNFQVDLIDMSRTKPPYHLGQGVCIAQGSPYGCEQGGADAGQSPDTPYRNPANPAILQGARGLGIEGMGIHRSFVVMTYRADSLPRLAVIPKEEAIEDLRAGRPWRFRQVVPGQGLLDHADRGIGQGRVYSIASSDNPSYEAPTMRYIFSSYTVPSELHEMDPATGADRLLKRAEVLGDFDPDRYAERRLWVDVRDGARVPVSLVWRRGMVPALDAEGRTGLDDEVIPAPSDPGRLPWPGDEASISRSLQGGSPMFITGYGAYEISSDPGFSTGRLSLLDRGVLYAVPHVRGGGEMGRAWYEQGRRLQKRHTFEDFIDVTAALQARGWADPLHTVANGGSAGGLLMGAVANMAPQLYAGIEADVPFVDALTSILDPDLPLTVTEWDEWGDPLHDPEVYRYMKSYSPYENVQNADERIRDHGTGHFPAILVTTSMNDTRVLYVEPLKWVARLQEPRVGADALIKVEVEAGHGGISGRYRQWEELAFENAWCLSIMVPDQTPVRDSVSS, via the coding sequence ATGAGCTTTTCGGCAAGTGATTGCAACGATTCTCCCGATACCATCCCGACTGTTCCCAGGGCATTCGCTGAGGCGACCCGACGGAGCTTTCACGGTGACCTCTTCGAGGACCCATACGAGTGGATGAGGCAGAAGGAGGACCCGCGCACCCGGCAGTATGTGGAGCAGGAGAACCAGTACTGCCAGGAGAGGTTGAGTCATCTTGCCGGGTTGCGCCGGACCCTCCTGGACGAGTTCAAGGCCCGGGTGCAGGAGACCGACATGTCGGTCCCCACCCGAATCCAGGGCTACTGGTACTTCGGCAGAACACTGGAGGGGAGTCAGTACGGCCTTCAGTGCCGCCTGCCCGTCAGGGACGATGATGACTGGGATCCGCCTCTGATCGATAAGGGAAGCGCCCCGGGTTCCCTGCCGGGGGAGGAGATCATCTTCGACGCCAACAAGGAATCCCAGGGCCATGACTTCTTCGCCCTGGGTTGCCTGGATCTGAGCAGGGACGGAAGGTGGATGCTCTACGGGCTGGATACCAGCGGGAACGAGCGTTATGACCTGCGCATCCGAGACCTCTCCACCGGCAAGAACCTGCCCGACCGGATCGACCAGGTGTCGTCCGGGGCCGTACTGACACCCGATGGGAAGTGGGTCTTCTACACCACCGTGGACCAGGCCTGGAGGCCCTGTGCCGTGTGGCGTCACCAGGTCGGGCAACCCCGGGATGAGGACGTCCGGGTCTTCGAAGAACCCGATCAACGCTTCTGGGTGGGCCTGGGCCTGAGCTTTGACGAGGCCAGTCTGATGATCGGATCCTCATCCAAGACCACCAGCGAGGTCCTCATGCTCTCCCTGGAGGACCCGACCGGTGACTTCGTTCCCTTCATCCCTCGCCAGGACGGGGTCGAGTACGATGTGAGCCTGAGCCGCCTGGAGGGGGCCGGGCCCGATGGGGAGGACCTTCCGGTTGCGGTGGTCTACCACAATGTGCTGAACCCGAATTTCCAGGTCGATCTGATCGATATGAGCCGGACCAAGCCGCCCTACCACCTTGGTCAGGGGGTCTGCATCGCCCAGGGCAGCCCGTATGGGTGTGAACAGGGAGGGGCTGATGCGGGCCAATCCCCGGATACTCCCTATCGGAACCCTGCCAACCCGGCCATTCTCCAGGGCGCTCGCGGACTGGGCATCGAGGGCATGGGCATCCACCGCAGTTTTGTGGTCATGACCTACCGGGCCGACAGCCTGCCCCGCCTTGCGGTGATTCCCAAGGAGGAGGCCATCGAGGACCTTCGTGCCGGTCGTCCCTGGCGCTTCCGCCAGGTGGTTCCCGGGCAGGGCCTGTTGGACCATGCCGATCGGGGAATCGGACAGGGCAGGGTCTACAGCATCGCCTCATCCGACAACCCCTCCTACGAAGCCCCCACCATGCGGTACATCTTCAGCAGCTATACGGTTCCATCGGAGCTGCATGAGATGGATCCGGCAACGGGCGCCGACCGGCTCCTTAAGCGGGCCGAGGTCCTGGGTGATTTCGACCCGGACAGGTATGCCGAACGTCGCCTTTGGGTGGATGTGCGAGACGGTGCCAGGGTGCCCGTCTCCCTGGTCTGGCGGCGGGGGATGGTCCCTGCCTTGGATGCCGAGGGAAGGACCGGTCTGGATGATGAGGTCATCCCGGCGCCGTCCGATCCCGGCCGTCTGCCCTGGCCCGGCGACGAGGCCTCCATCTCCCGGAGTCTGCAGGGCGGATCGCCCATGTTCATCACCGGGTACGGGGCCTACGAGATAAGCTCCGATCCTGGTTTCTCGACCGGCCGCCTGAGTCTCCTGGACAGGGGTGTGCTTTATGCCGTCCCACACGTGCGGGGCGGGGGAGAGATGGGGCGGGCCTGGTACGAGCAGGGTCGCAGACTCCAGAAGAGGCATACCTTCGAGGACTTCATCGACGTAACGGCCGCCCTGCAGGCCAGGGGGTGGGCTGACCCGCTCCATACGGTGGCGAACGGCGGTTCGGCTGGCGGTCTTCTCATGGGTGCCGTGGCCAACATGGCTCCCCAGCTCTATGCCGGGATCGAGGCCGATGTGCCATTTGTGGATGCCCTGACCAGCATCCTGGACCCGGACCTTCCCCTGACCGTGACCGAGTGGGACGAGTGGGGGGATCCCCTGCACGACCCGGAGGTCTACCGGTACATGAAGTCCTATTCTCCCTATGAGAACGTCCAGAACGCCGACGAGCGCATCCGTGACCATGGCACCGGGCACTTCCCGGCCATCCTGGTCACCACCTCCATGAACGACACCCGCGTGCTCTACGTGGAACCGCTCAAGTGGGTGGCCAGGCTCCAGGAGCCTCGTGTCGGTGCGGACGCCCTGATCAAGGTCGAGGTGGAGGCCGGGCACGGGGGAATCAGCGGGCGCTACAGGCAATGGGAGGAACTGGCGTTCGAGAATGCCTGGTGCCTGTCCATCATGGTTCCCGATCAAACCCCTGTCCGGGATTCGGTATCTTCCTGA
- a CDS encoding Crp/Fnr family transcriptional regulator has product MAVHKPNEIPEEGNALRQTALFKQVPQDEVDQLLDSLSEYTFSKGSTIFRQGDTDHRMYLVEEGRVKLVRQSVDRRIQLLSIHGRGEILGEIPVFDPTGGPRTASAVVMVNRTKVAALDHDALFDWLNQHPKVAVDMLQVLANRLRTNNERISDLVFMDVPARLAKTLLNLATRFGEPFEQGLMVPHDLTQEELAQLVGASRETVNKALMDFSNRGWISRRGRTIIIFQPGALIRRSRM; this is encoded by the coding sequence ATGGCGGTCCACAAGCCCAATGAGATTCCCGAGGAAGGGAATGCCCTGAGGCAGACCGCCCTGTTCAAGCAGGTGCCGCAGGACGAGGTCGACCAGCTTCTCGACAGCCTGAGTGAGTACACCTTCTCCAAGGGTTCCACCATCTTCCGCCAGGGTGATACGGACCATCGCATGTACCTGGTCGAGGAGGGCAGGGTCAAGCTGGTGAGGCAGTCGGTCGACAGGCGTATCCAGCTCCTCAGCATCCACGGACGTGGCGAGATTCTTGGTGAGATTCCGGTCTTCGACCCGACAGGTGGCCCCCGGACGGCCTCGGCGGTGGTCATGGTCAACCGGACCAAGGTGGCCGCCCTGGACCACGATGCGCTCTTCGATTGGCTCAATCAGCATCCCAAGGTGGCCGTGGACATGCTCCAGGTCCTGGCCAACCGCCTACGGACCAACAACGAGCGGATATCTGACCTGGTCTTCATGGACGTCCCGGCCCGCCTGGCCAAGACACTCCTCAACCTGGCCACCCGCTTCGGTGAGCCCTTCGAGCAGGGGCTGATGGTGCCTCACGACCTAACCCAGGAAGAGCTGGCCCAGTTGGTGGGGGCCTCCAGGGAGACCGTCAACAAGGCCTTGATGGACTTCTCGAACAGGGGTTGGATCTCTCGACGGGGCCGTACCATCATCATCTTCCAGCCCGGCGCCCTGATCCGGCGCTCGCGCATGTAG
- a CDS encoding transglycosylase domain-containing protein, giving the protein MPEKKKSMTVRRFFTLLLAYLLFCVAGGVVVSGFLFPAVLGVNAAATNMMPALKTENIDFNVNDLPQQSRLYASDGHTVIATFYAQNRIVVPIKNVSGYMQKAVVAREDRRFFEHSGVDTQGVLRAFIQTYIKQGDTQGGSTLTQQYVKNMLMNQAEENNDPIAEYHAQEETIARKMREMLIAVQMEKKYSKPEILQGYLNIAQFGTNVYGVETAARRYFNKSAKNLDPGEAATIAAVTKNPARFDPTVDIDASQEQRNIVLDLMLQEHYIDQEQHDQARSKPLEETLHVQSVDAGCQAAGDAAFFCDYVTKQILNSKEFGKTQEDRNKLLKEGGLDIYTTMDVDANAAAMQAARDTIPVDDPSGFEVTMAAIRPGTGEVLGFGINRIYDATQNSGGGTRTAINYAVDQVDGGGWGFPVGSTWKPINMAAWMKEGRSINEPLRTMTNYNQSTFSCEEPDGTSYGFGSGNWHVENSGGGTTSPETPLQGLVRSHNTTQASMAQQIGLCSIADTAKDLGYHNSPRDQMDIHSPNSFQLPMTIGSVQASPLTMANVYATLAAKGTACTPIAMTKVVDKNNKNLKVPKANCHQAIEPGIAETVAYAMNQGVVQPGGEAATTQLDGGRKTFAKTGTHEDKYMTTGGFVPQVAAFVTVGNAEGQVSFSGKTINGRSMGTWFGMYIATPAWKEFMNTYLAAANIAPDNDYGNPDPKFTRAVAMQGKTESQQQQEQEEARRRAQEEAQRRAQEEEQQRARQQAEQQAQQQQHAEQQPVAPAQPQDQ; this is encoded by the coding sequence ATGCCCGAAAAAAAGAAGTCCATGACTGTACGCCGCTTCTTCACCCTGCTTTTGGCCTACCTCCTGTTCTGCGTGGCAGGTGGTGTGGTGGTCTCAGGGTTTCTTTTTCCGGCCGTTCTCGGCGTGAATGCGGCCGCCACGAACATGATGCCGGCTCTGAAGACCGAGAACATCGACTTCAACGTGAATGACCTGCCCCAGCAGTCCAGGCTCTACGCCTCTGACGGGCATACGGTCATCGCCACCTTCTATGCCCAGAACAGGATAGTGGTGCCGATCAAGAACGTTTCGGGCTATATGCAGAAGGCCGTCGTGGCCCGGGAGGATCGCCGCTTCTTCGAGCACTCAGGCGTGGATACCCAGGGCGTTCTCAGGGCCTTCATCCAGACGTATATCAAGCAGGGCGATACCCAGGGAGGGTCCACGCTGACCCAGCAGTATGTCAAGAACATGCTCATGAACCAGGCTGAGGAGAACAACGACCCCATCGCCGAGTACCACGCCCAGGAGGAGACCATCGCCCGCAAGATGCGGGAGATGCTGATCGCCGTGCAGATGGAGAAGAAGTACTCCAAGCCCGAGATTCTCCAGGGGTACCTGAACATCGCCCAGTTCGGCACCAACGTGTACGGGGTGGAAACTGCCGCTCGACGCTACTTCAACAAGTCCGCCAAGAACCTGGACCCAGGTGAGGCGGCCACCATCGCGGCCGTGACCAAGAACCCGGCCAGATTCGACCCCACGGTGGACATCGATGCCTCCCAGGAGCAACGCAACATCGTCCTTGACCTGATGCTCCAGGAGCACTACATCGATCAGGAGCAGCATGACCAGGCCAGGTCCAAACCCCTTGAGGAGACGCTCCATGTGCAGAGCGTCGACGCGGGTTGCCAGGCTGCCGGGGATGCCGCCTTCTTCTGCGATTACGTAACCAAGCAGATACTCAACTCCAAGGAGTTCGGAAAGACCCAGGAGGACCGCAACAAACTCCTGAAGGAGGGCGGTCTCGATATCTACACCACCATGGATGTGGACGCCAATGCGGCGGCCATGCAGGCGGCGCGTGACACGATTCCCGTTGACGATCCCAGTGGCTTCGAGGTCACCATGGCGGCCATCAGGCCAGGCACCGGTGAGGTTCTGGGCTTCGGAATCAACAGGATCTACGACGCCACCCAGAATTCAGGTGGTGGTACCCGTACGGCCATCAACTACGCCGTAGACCAGGTGGATGGCGGCGGTTGGGGCTTCCCCGTCGGATCCACATGGAAGCCCATCAACATGGCTGCCTGGATGAAAGAGGGCAGGTCGATCAACGAACCCCTGCGGACCATGACCAACTACAACCAGTCCACCTTCAGCTGCGAGGAGCCCGACGGGACCTCCTATGGGTTCGGCAGCGGCAACTGGCACGTTGAGAACTCCGGCGGCGGCACCACCTCGCCGGAGACCCCGCTCCAGGGTCTGGTCCGGTCCCACAACACCACCCAGGCGTCCATGGCTCAGCAGATCGGGCTCTGCTCCATCGCCGACACGGCCAAGGACCTGGGATACCACAATTCTCCCAGGGACCAGATGGACATCCACTCGCCCAACTCGTTCCAGCTGCCCATGACCATCGGTTCCGTTCAGGCATCACCCCTGACCATGGCCAATGTCTATGCCACCCTGGCGGCCAAGGGCACTGCCTGCACCCCGATAGCCATGACAAAGGTGGTCGATAAGAACAACAAGAACCTGAAGGTCCCCAAGGCCAACTGTCATCAGGCCATCGAGCCGGGCATCGCCGAGACCGTGGCCTACGCCATGAACCAGGGTGTGGTCCAGCCGGGCGGCGAGGCGGCCACAACCCAGCTGGACGGCGGGCGCAAGACCTTCGCCAAGACGGGCACGCATGAGGACAAGTACATGACCACCGGCGGATTCGTGCCCCAGGTGGCCGCCTTCGTGACCGTGGGCAACGCCGAGGGGCAGGTGTCCTTCAGTGGCAAGACCATCAACGGCAGGTCCATGGGGACCTGGTTCGGCATGTATATCGCCACCCCGGCCTGGAAGGAGTTCATGAACACCTATCTGGCCGCCGCCAACATCGCGCCTGACAACGATTATGGCAATCCCGATCCCAAGTTCACCCGCGCAGTGGCCATGCAGGGCAAAACCGAGAGCCAGCAGCAACAGGAGCAGGAGGAGGCCCGGCGGCGGGCGCAGGAAGAGGCGCAGCGACGGGCGCAGGAGGAAGAACAGCAGCGTGCCCGACAGCAGGCCGAGCAGCAGGCTCAACAGCAACAACATGCGGAGCAACAACCTGTTGCTCCTGCCCAGCCGCAGGACCAGTAG
- a CDS encoding 3-isopropylmalate dehydrogenase, which yields MSDTKKQTYHIAVIPGDGIGKEIVPEAQAVLEKVTEGRANFEYVDFDLGAERYLRDGAILPDEELERLKQQDAILLGAIGDPRIKAGILERGLLLKMRFELDQYVNLRPSKLYKGVVSPLADPGDIDFVVVREGTEGLYAGAGGSVRRGTPQEVATEVSINTAFGAERVVRYAYKLAMKRRRKLTLVHKKNVLTNAGDMWQRLVDQVGEEYPEVEREYLHVDASTIFLVTEPSRFDVIVTDNLFGDILTDEAGAVVGGVGYSASGCINASNTYPSMFEPIHGSAPDIAGKGIANPTAAILSAAMLLDHLGFDQEADRINKAVEDDIAELGATSRSTSRIGKDILGRL from the coding sequence ATGAGCGATACGAAGAAACAGACCTATCACATTGCCGTCATTCCAGGAGACGGCATCGGCAAGGAGATCGTCCCCGAGGCCCAGGCGGTTCTGGAGAAGGTGACCGAGGGGCGGGCGAACTTCGAATATGTTGATTTCGACCTTGGTGCCGAGCGCTACCTGCGTGACGGGGCCATCCTGCCGGACGAGGAGCTGGAGAGGCTCAAGCAGCAGGATGCCATACTCCTGGGGGCCATCGGTGATCCCCGGATCAAGGCGGGCATCCTGGAGCGGGGTCTTCTGCTCAAGATGCGGTTTGAACTCGATCAGTATGTGAATCTGCGTCCTTCCAAGTTGTACAAGGGTGTGGTCTCGCCCCTGGCCGATCCTGGCGACATCGACTTCGTCGTGGTTCGCGAGGGGACGGAGGGCCTTTATGCCGGCGCCGGCGGTTCCGTCCGCCGCGGCACCCCCCAGGAGGTGGCCACCGAGGTTTCCATCAACACCGCTTTCGGGGCGGAGAGGGTCGTCCGTTATGCCTACAAGCTGGCCATGAAGCGGCGCAGGAAGCTGACCCTGGTCCACAAGAAGAACGTTCTGACCAATGCCGGTGACATGTGGCAACGCCTGGTTGACCAGGTGGGGGAGGAGTACCCCGAGGTGGAGCGTGAGTACCTGCACGTCGATGCCTCGACCATCTTCCTGGTGACCGAGCCGAGCCGTTTCGACGTGATTGTGACCGACAACCTCTTCGGTGACATCCTTACGGACGAGGCCGGAGCCGTGGTGGGCGGCGTGGGCTACTCCGCCTCGGGCTGCATCAACGCCAGCAACACCTACCCGTCCATGTTCGAACCCATCCACGGGTCCGCTCCCGACATTGCCGGCAAGGGGATCGCCAACCCCACGGCCGCTATCCTGTCGGCCGCGATGCTGCTTGACCATCTGGGCTTCGACCAGGAAGCGGACAGAATCAACAAGGCCGTTGAGGACGACATCGCAGAGCTGGGGGCAACAAGCCGCTCCACCAGCCGGATCGGAAAGGACATCCTGGGCAGATTGTGA
- a CDS encoding App1 family protein: MVSERDSRRPSEQGGRGGPWQVTSVSTAFDAAGPGERIESRPAPVRLARRIVTGLFEFWVGLSTGMTGRMGWFPRIQPYVGYGTQAYSRLICRTVLSDSQGRSDRAMRGIRELLTVPAPRTRVALAIDQVRLGTVQVGDSAVYDAVDSSRNQNGEFVLSDRSGYLDLVAEHHLTPGTHQVSYKVQGRPTVTAPLYIIPPEARFGVISDVDDTIMVSQVPIHWKAAWNFLLSDPHNRSSVAGMSVFYNRIHDLDPSAPFFYLSASPWNVEGAIRGFIRDHGFPSGPLLLRDLDPRPKTFVPSIVQHKMEFIHQLMADFPHMRFVLIGDDGQSDPTTFAEVVHRYPGRVLAIGIRQLSPGESGLGIINRTSSQPAPETGVPVFYGTTGVNLMRTMLPYLAANH, translated from the coding sequence ATGGTGTCCGAGCGGGATAGTCGCAGGCCCTCTGAACAGGGAGGCCGGGGTGGCCCCTGGCAGGTCACCAGTGTCAGCACGGCCTTTGACGCTGCCGGTCCTGGCGAGCGCATCGAATCCAGACCGGCACCGGTTCGTCTGGCCCGGCGTATCGTCACAGGCCTCTTCGAGTTCTGGGTGGGTCTTTCAACCGGCATGACCGGACGGATGGGTTGGTTCCCCCGGATACAGCCCTATGTGGGGTACGGGACCCAGGCTTATTCGCGCTTGATCTGCCGGACCGTGCTATCCGATAGTCAGGGCAGGTCGGACAGAGCGATGAGGGGGATACGGGAGCTGCTGACCGTCCCTGCCCCCAGGACCAGGGTCGCCCTGGCCATCGACCAGGTTCGTCTGGGCACGGTTCAGGTGGGGGATTCCGCCGTCTATGACGCTGTGGATTCCAGCCGGAATCAGAACGGCGAATTCGTATTGTCGGATCGTTCCGGCTACCTGGACCTGGTCGCCGAACACCACCTGACGCCCGGCACTCACCAGGTCTCCTACAAGGTGCAGGGGCGGCCGACCGTCACGGCGCCCCTCTACATCATCCCTCCCGAGGCACGATTCGGAGTCATCTCGGATGTGGACGACACCATCATGGTCAGCCAGGTGCCCATCCACTGGAAGGCCGCCTGGAACTTCCTTCTTTCCGACCCTCACAACCGCTCCTCGGTGGCGGGGATGTCGGTCTTCTACAACCGGATCCATGATCTGGACCCTTCGGCTCCCTTCTTCTATCTCTCGGCCTCGCCCTGGAATGTCGAGGGCGCCATCCGGGGCTTCATCCGTGACCACGGCTTCCCCTCCGGTCCGCTTCTCCTGCGCGATCTGGATCCCAGGCCAAAGACCTTCGTGCCCTCCATCGTCCAGCACAAGATGGAGTTCATCCATCAGCTGATGGCCGACTTCCCCCACATGCGGTTCGTCCTTATAGGTGACGACGGACAGAGCGACCCCACCACCTTCGCCGAGGTGGTCCACCGCTATCCGGGCAGGGTCCTGGCCATAGGCATCCGCCAGCTCAGCCCGGGGGAATCGGGTCTGGGCATCATCAACCGAACCTCCTCCCAGCCTGCACCGGAGACCGGAGTACCGGTCTTCTACGGTACGACCGGGGTCAACCTGATGCGGACCATGCTGCCCTACCTGGCCGCCAACCACTGA
- a CDS encoding lipoate--protein ligase family protein: MPSVLRGECKEPGGKLVAVAMQLGRTSDGRPCLDSCRIDGDFFIDYRSDGRTSDGLLTALESAMMKMRLPLDPDCARTTLDAVMDRHDAERILGISSPSLVTAMTRALPSEQVRSGNADMAAVPEGSLTDTDSGRRGCEADDADTGLDEALRRWAELDLTVVKDRPRDPAMQMAMDQALAESVADGTQPPTLRIWQWSAPAVVLGRFQSLANEVHPDRARKSGFTVVRRCTGGGAMFVEPDRVITYSLYVPASFVRGLDPIRSYRLCDLWLIRALRAQGIEAGWEGLNDIASPRGKMGGASQRRFPGRGGGPGGLLHHVTLSYSIDAELMVRILNTSQEKISDKAVQSAKSRVDPIGRQTDLGRTALVNGILRTLPTLAGSVRTGEPGHGPEERAARLAEERYLRPGWTGVIE; encoded by the coding sequence ATGCCGTCTGTCCTTCGGGGGGAGTGCAAGGAGCCCGGTGGGAAACTGGTGGCGGTCGCCATGCAGCTTGGACGGACGTCCGACGGGCGTCCCTGTCTGGATTCCTGCAGGATCGACGGTGACTTCTTCATCGATTACCGTTCGGATGGTCGGACCTCTGATGGGCTTCTGACCGCCCTGGAGTCCGCCATGATGAAGATGCGGCTGCCCCTGGATCCCGACTGTGCAAGGACCACCCTCGATGCGGTCATGGACAGGCACGATGCCGAACGGATCCTGGGCATATCCTCGCCTTCCCTGGTCACGGCCATGACCAGGGCCCTTCCATCCGAGCAGGTCCGAAGCGGGAATGCCGACATGGCCGCCGTACCCGAGGGGAGCTTGACCGATACCGATTCCGGCAGGCGAGGCTGTGAAGCCGATGATGCGGATACCGGTTTGGATGAAGCCCTGAGACGATGGGCGGAACTGGACCTGACCGTTGTCAAGGATCGTCCGCGAGACCCGGCCATGCAGATGGCGATGGACCAGGCCCTGGCCGAGTCCGTGGCAGATGGCACGCAACCTCCCACCCTCCGCATCTGGCAGTGGTCGGCCCCTGCCGTGGTGCTGGGACGTTTCCAATCCCTTGCCAACGAGGTCCATCCGGACCGGGCCAGGAAGTCTGGATTCACCGTGGTCAGGCGCTGCACGGGCGGAGGTGCCATGTTCGTCGAGCCTGACAGGGTCATCACATACTCCCTGTATGTGCCCGCCTCGTTCGTACGCGGTCTGGATCCGATTCGGTCCTACCGCCTATGCGACCTCTGGCTGATTCGCGCATTACGCGCCCAGGGAATCGAGGCCGGCTGGGAGGGACTCAACGACATCGCCTCACCCAGGGGCAAGATGGGTGGCGCCTCCCAGCGTCGTTTCCCGGGTAGGGGAGGTGGTCCGGGCGGGCTCCTCCACCATGTGACCCTCTCATACTCGATTGATGCCGAACTGATGGTTCGGATTCTGAACACCTCCCAGGAAAAAATCAGCGACAAGGCCGTGCAATCGGCCAAAAGTCGGGTGGATCCGATTGGGAGGCAGACCGATCTGGGCCGCACGGCCCTGGTCAATGGAATCCTGCGGACCCTCCCTACCTTGGCGGGAAGCGTGAGGACGGGGGAGCCTGGCCATGGCCCGGAGGAAAGGGCCGCCCGACTTGCCGAGGAACGATACCTCCGACCTGGTTGGACAGGAGTCATCGAATGA
- a CDS encoding TM2 domain-containing protein, whose product MTMDDYRQFADDDPQARTGWSGTDGQEGPNPAGAQIPQSSPDSDPSPSSQYPQDGQTSQQFMQMPVEPQPSSNETTVTPSYGQQYGDQPSSQPDVSMGQGATPAFPSQGNQAGATTAQSYGVPASGPQSAPAQSYAGQPYGSAAYGAQPGEGQPYGTGAYPTQSSGAQAYDGRSYGSQPYGQSNQPWSDPAQPYATQQYPAQQYPAQQYAAQPYAGQQYPAQQQYGAQQYQQNQQYGTGYAPAYQAPANPGYAPPTYVQPVPPLANPARHSRLAAGLLSIFLGVFGVGNFYLGHTGKGMAQLMITLIGFFFFFLGPFISSVWSLIEGILILVSSPGSKWHRDGYGQELTD is encoded by the coding sequence ATGACTATGGACGATTATCGGCAATTCGCAGACGATGACCCCCAGGCCAGGACCGGTTGGTCAGGCACCGACGGACAGGAGGGACCGAATCCTGCTGGGGCGCAGATCCCCCAGTCTTCGCCCGATTCAGACCCGTCGCCCTCCTCCCAGTACCCGCAGGATGGCCAGACGAGCCAGCAATTCATGCAGATGCCGGTGGAGCCGCAGCCGTCCTCGAATGAAACGACCGTCACTCCTTCATATGGGCAACAGTATGGCGATCAACCCTCCAGCCAGCCTGATGTGAGTATGGGGCAGGGTGCAACCCCTGCTTTCCCCTCACAGGGCAATCAGGCAGGTGCGACCACGGCCCAGTCCTACGGTGTGCCGGCCTCCGGGCCGCAGTCGGCCCCGGCGCAGTCTTATGCCGGCCAGCCTTATGGCTCTGCGGCCTATGGTGCGCAGCCTGGTGAAGGGCAGCCGTATGGAACCGGGGCGTATCCGACGCAATCCAGCGGCGCACAGGCTTATGATGGCCGTTCGTATGGCTCGCAACCATACGGACAGTCCAACCAGCCCTGGTCGGATCCGGCTCAGCCGTATGCAACTCAGCAATACCCGGCTCAGCAATATCCTGCCCAGCAGTACGCAGCACAGCCTTATGCCGGTCAGCAATATCCGGCCCAACAGCAGTACGGCGCGCAGCAGTATCAGCAGAATCAACAGTACGGAACCGGATATGCTCCGGCCTACCAGGCACCTGCCAATCCCGGGTACGCCCCTCCGACCTATGTGCAGCCGGTTCCACCCCTGGCCAATCCCGCTCGCCACTCACGCTTGGCCGCCGGCCTGCTCAGCATCTTCCTCGGCGTCTTCGGTGTAGGGAACTTCTACCTTGGTCATACAGGCAAGGGCATGGCGCAGCTCATGATTACCCTGATCGGGTTTTTCTTCTTCTTCCTCGGTCCGTTCATCTCCAGCGTCTGGAGCCTGATTGAGGGAATACTGATTCTGGTTTCCTCGCCCGGATCAAAATGGCATCGTGACGGCTACGGACAGGAGCTGACCGATTAA
- the gcvH gene encoding glycine cleavage system protein GcvH, whose product MSEENSEGTVRLDVPDHLQYSPDHVWIDASQDPAVIGVTEYAADQLGDLVFLDLPETGTQVEAGDEVVELESSKAVEPVVCPVSGTIAYVNRSASDDPGVINSDPYGEGWIMKMTLDDDEPDLLTADEYSKMLRKLG is encoded by the coding sequence ATGAGTGAAGAGAACAGCGAAGGCACCGTCCGATTGGACGTGCCCGATCACCTGCAGTATTCCCCCGACCATGTATGGATCGATGCCTCCCAGGACCCGGCCGTAATCGGCGTGACCGAATATGCGGCGGACCAGCTGGGCGACCTCGTCTTCCTCGACCTCCCAGAGACGGGCACCCAGGTCGAGGCCGGTGACGAGGTGGTGGAGTTGGAGTCATCCAAGGCCGTGGAGCCTGTGGTCTGCCCGGTTTCAGGAACCATAGCCTACGTGAATCGCTCCGCCTCGGACGATCCCGGTGTCATCAACTCCGATCCCTATGGGGAGGGGTGGATCATGAAGATGACCCTTGACGATGATGAGCCCGACCTGCTGACTGCCGACGAATACAGCAAGATGCTCAGGAAGTTGGGCTGA